In the genome of Phacochoerus africanus isolate WHEZ1 chromosome 10, ROS_Pafr_v1, whole genome shotgun sequence, one region contains:
- the CXCL13 gene encoding C-X-C motif chemokine 13, whose amino-acid sequence MRFTLGSLLLVLLLACSLFPIHGVLETNDTNLKCQCLRSTSNWVPIRLIEKIQIWPPGNGCPTREVIVWMTNKTAICLNPQSKLLQKLINLMWRKKTSTTLPAPVSKKSIA is encoded by the exons ATGAGGTTCACACTGGGATCTCTGCTTCTcgtgctgctgctggcctgcagcctGTTCCCCATCCATG GTGTTCTGGAGACCAATGACACAAATTTGAAGTGTCAATGCCTCCGAAGCACCTCGAACTGGGTCCCTATCCGCCTCATTGAAAAGATTCAAATCTGGCCTCCTGGGAATGGATGTCCAACCAGAGAAGTCAT AGTCTGGATGACAAATAAGACAGCTATCTGCTTGAACCCTCAAAGCAAACTGTTACAAAAACTAATAAACCTGATGTGGAG AAAAAAGACTTCTACAACTTTACCAGCTCCAGTGTCTAAGAAAAGCATTGCCTGA